The Apodemus sylvaticus chromosome 5, mApoSyl1.1, whole genome shotgun sequence genome has a segment encoding these proteins:
- the LOC127684337 gene encoding olfactory receptor 5W2-like gives MDRVNCSSVDKFIFSGITNNPDTKVALFITFLLVYLIAFLANLGMIILIRMDSQLHTPMYFFLTNLSFCDLCYCTAIGPKMLVDLLAEEKSIPFVGCALQFLTFCVFADSECLLLAVMAFDRYQAISNPLLYTVNMSSMVCSMLMVTVYLVATTDGLIHTTLAFRLCFCGSNEINHFFCDLPPLYMLSCSDIQVNELALFTVFGFIELSTISGVLLSYCYIILSVLKISSTEGRFKAFSTCTSHLTTVAIFQGTVLFMYFRPSSSYSLDQDKITSLFYTLVIPMLNPLIYSLRNKDVKEALKKIKVKMLF, from the coding sequence ATGGATAGGGTAAACTGCTCCTCTGTGGACAAATTCATTTTCTCAGGAATTACTAATAACCCTGACACAAAAGTGGCCCTGTTCATCACATTCCTACTTGTTTATCTCATTGCATTTCTTGCCAATCTTGGAATGATAATTTTAATTAGAATGGATTCTCAGctccacacccccatgtacttttttctcACCAATCTCTCCTTCTGTGACCTCTGCTATTGTACCGCAATTGGACCCAAGATGCTAGTGGATCTCTTAGCTGAGGAGAAATCAATTCCCTTTGTTGGTTGTGCTCTGCAGTTTTTGACATTCTGTGTCTTTGCAGATTCTGAGTGTCTACTGCTAGCAGTAATGGCCTTTGACAGGTACCAGGCCATCAGCAACCCATTACTCTACACAGTGAACATGTCCAGCATGGTATGTTCCATGCTCATGGTTACGGTTTACCTGGTAGCAACCACAGATGGTTTGATACATACAACCTTGGCATTCcgtttatgtttctgtggttcCAATGAGATCAATCACTTCTTTTGTGATTTACCTCCACTTTACATGCTTTCCTGCTCTGACATACAAGTCAATGAACTGGCCTTATTTACCGTTTTTGGtttcattgaactgagcaccatTTCAGGAGTTCTGCTCTCTTATTGCTATATCATTTTATCAGTCCTGAAGATCAGTTCTACTGAGGGGAGGTTCAAAGCTTTCTCTACCTGCACCTCCCATCTCACCACAGTAGCCATTTTCCAGGGCACTGTACTCTTCATGTATTTTCGACCAAGTTCTTCATATTCCTTGGATCAAGACAAAATAACCTCACTGTTTTACACTCTTGTTATTCCCATGCTGAACCCACTTATTTATAGTCTAAGGAACAAAGATGTGAAAGAGgccctgaaaaaaattaaagtgaaaatgTTGTTCTGA